AGTGGTGCGGCGTTCATTGAGCGTACGATAGAGTTCTTCCAGTGACTGTCCCGACCAGAAAGCCTGCTCAAAACGCTCCATCGCACCGCGAGCACGACGATAAGAAACAATCTTGTCGACGATAATTGCCCAGGTCCAGACCGATGCGCCTATCAGGCCGAGCATCACCAGCTTAACCACCCAGCCCGCATGCATAAACAGGCCCCAGAGGGTAATATCGGCGGCAGGGGCCGCGAGCGCAATATTTTCCATCGATCTACCGTCCTCGAATCCAAACGCCCGGCATTGTGACCGGGCGGCATCGCAAATTACTCGAAAAACGTCCGCTGCCGAACGCCCCAACCGCCATAACCGGATTTTAACTTTAAATCCTCAAGCGCTTGTCATGGTTAAATTTGGTGAAAGGAAGGCGTTGCTTAATAACCTGCCCCTCTACCGATTCCATCAGCATGATTAATGGATTATTATGGTTAAAGATCAGTTACTCTTAATGTGCGAATAATCAATGAGCACAAAGAATTACTGTTTGCTTCCAATGCGACGGACTATGGCATTTTGCGTTGCAACAACAAATTGGGACGTCATTGACGCGGAATTCGCAAATGCATGGCGAAGCGATAATGGTAGTTCGAGCTGAGCCCCCCGGCCAGACTGACAGCGATTGCACAGATTGACGGGATTGCGAGCAGGAAATGCATGACCGGACAAGCGAGTGGAAAATCCGGCACCTCTCAGTTCTTCGTCAAGAAGCTCAATAAACCTGGTATCCAATCCACCGAGATAAATCGTGTCCTTGTCGTCAAGCTGCCCCACACCATCCACGGTCTGAGTGTCTTTTCGACCATGAATAGCAAGGGCATATCTAGAACGGGACAACAGATCATCCATCCTGACTTCAAAAAAACGATGGGACGTTATGTGAAGATCTTTTGCCCGCTTGCGGTCAACCAAGCCAATAAAGGAATAAAAACTATATTTTCCACCCGCAATTGCTTCTGCGAGTTCTGTCGTCTGATATTCAATTGTACCACCATGCGGGGCGAGAATAACAATTTCTGAACCTGGAACGAAGCGGGTCACGACCGCAAAATCAACCCCCTCGATATAGACATCGCAGAGCTCGTCAAAAGAGTGGAAACGGTCACTCATCTCAAGCCTTCGTAAAAGCGTCACGCC
This genomic stretch from Brucella pseudogrignonensis harbors:
- a CDS encoding poly-gamma-glutamate hydrolase family protein — protein: MNGVTLLRRLEMSDRFHSFDELCDVYIEGVDFAVVTRFVPGSEIVILAPHGGTIEYQTTELAEAIAGGKYSFYSFIGLVDRKRAKDLHITSHRFFEVRMDDLLSRSRYALAIHGRKDTQTVDGVGQLDDKDTIYLGGLDTRFIELLDEELRGAGFSTRLSGHAFPARNPVNLCNRCQSGRGAQLELPLSLRHAFANSASMTSQFVVATQNAIVRRIGSKQ